The bacterium nucleotide sequence AATTCAGGACGTCGTAGGGCGGGCTGGCGACCCGCACCGCCACGTCGGGACGGGGCCGGAAGGCGGCGAAGGGGCGGATGTCGGCCATGGGTTCCTCCTGCGGCGGACGGGTCGATCCGGGTGATCGGGGCAAATGAAGTATGCGGGACCCGAGAACCCAAGAATGTTGTTAATAATTTAATTTGCCCTGGCCGGCCCAGGTCATGTCACAGCATTCGATATGCGTCGTTTTGTCATGACGCCTGCTGGTCGGAAGCCCGCCGCAAGCGGTGCCGTTGTGCCTGTATACGATATTCAGCCAGCCTTCCTCGTTTGTTGACAATGAGTTGAAAATTTTCGTCTGGTCGGTCAGTCTGCTGGCATTCGCGGTGCAAAGACCTCCCTGAACAACAGAAACGGAGGCCATCGCCATGAAAAACTGGACCACGAACGCCATGGACATCCTGCAGAAGGCGCAGGCCAAGGCTTACGAATACCCCCATTCCCAGCTGGAGCCCCTGCACCTGCTGTGGGCCCTGCTGAGCGAGACCGGACTGGCCACGAACGTGCTGCGTTCGATGGAGCTGGACCCCGGTCTGATCGCCCGCACCGCTGCCGGAGAGCTGGACAGCCTGCCGACCGCCAGCGTCAAGGACGTCCCGGCGCCCAGCCGCGAGCTGCAGAAGGTCTTCCTCGAAGCGGAGAACCTGGCCGACGGCATGATCGGCACCCGCGAGATCCTGCTCGCCCTGGCCACCGATTCGGGTCGGGCGGGCAGCGTGCTGAAGACCTTCGACGCCACCCGTCCGAAGATCGAACGCGCCCTCGAGCACATGGGCGCGGCCCAGGCCGGCTACGACGGCGAGAGCGAGGACGGCCTGGCCGACGGCGAGCAGTCGGCCCTGGCGAAGTACGCCCGCGACCTGTGCGCCGCCGCCCGCGCGGGCAGGATCGATCCCATCATCGGCCGCGACGAGGAGATCCGCCGGGTCGTGCAGATCCTCAGCCGCCGCACCAAGAACAACCCGGTGCTGATCGGCCTGCCCGGCGTCGGCAAGACCGCCGTCGTCGAGGGGCTCGCGCGCCGCCTGGTCGAGGGTGACGTGCCCGAGGGCCTGAAGGGCAAGCGCGTGCTCGCCCTGGACATGGGCGCGCTCATCGCCGGCACCAAGTACCGCGGCGAGTTCGAGGACCGTCTGAAGAACGTCATCCGGGAAGTCACCGCTGCCGAGGGCGAGGTGCTGCTCTTCATCGACGAGATGCATACCCTCGTCGGGGCCGGCGCGACCGGTGGGGCCATGGACGCGAGCAACATCCTCAAGCCGGCCCTCGCCCGCGGCGAGCTGCACTGCGTCGGCGCCACGACCATCGACGAGTTCCGCCAGCACATCGAGAAGGATCCGGCGCTGGAGCGCCGCTTCCAGCCGGTGCTCGTGGAGGAACCGTCCTGGGAGCAGGCCGTGGCCATCCTGCGCGGCCTGAAGGAGAAGTACGAGGTGCACCACGGCATCCGCATCACCGACGGCGCCCTCGTCGCCGCGGTGAAGCTGAGCCAGCGCTACATCGCCGACCGCATGCTGCCCGACAAGGCCATCGACCTGATGGACGAAGCCGCCAGCCGCCTGCGCATGGAGATCGATTCGGTCCCGGCCGAGGTCGACGTGCTGCAGCGCCAGCTCAACCAGCTGGAGATGGAGGCGCTCGCTCTCGCGAAGGAGAAGGACAAGTCGGCGGTGGCGCGGCGCGAAACCATCCGGGCGCGCCGCGACGAGCTGCGCGACGAGCTGGACCGGGTGAAGGCCCGCTGGGAGCAGGAGAAGGAGGCCATCGACCGCATCCGCACCCTGCAGGCGAAGCAGGAGAACGTGGCGCTGGAGATGGAGGCGGCGCAGCGTGCCGGCGACCTGGCTCGCGCCTCCGAGCTGAAGTACTCCGGCCAGTCCCTCGTCGAGGCCGAGATCCGGGACGCCTACGCGGAACTGGCCCGCGTGCAGGGGGAGAACCCGCTGCTGCGCGAGGAGGTCGACGAGAACGACATCGCCCTGCTGGTGGCGAAGTGGACCGGAATCCCCGCCCAACGGTTGGTCGAGGACGAGATGGCCAAACTGCGCGAGCTGGAGACGCGACTCTCGGCCCGCGTGGTCGGCCAGAACGAAGCCGTCGCGAAGGTGGCGCGCACCATCCGCCGGTCCCGCGCGGGACTGACGGATCGGAACCGGCCCCTCGGTTCGTTCCTCTTCCTCGGTCCGACCGGGGTGGGCAAGACGGAGCTGGCCAAGACGCTCACCGCCGAGCTCTTCGGCGACGAGACGGCCCTGATCCGGCTGGACATGTCCGAGTACATGGAGCGCCATGCCGTCAGCCGCATGATCGGATCGCCCCCGGGCTACGTCGGTCACGAGGCGGGCGGCCAGCTCACCGAGGCCGTGCGGCGCCACCCCTACAGCGTCGTGCTGCTGGACGAGGTGGAGAAGGCCCACCCCGAGGTGATGAACGTGCTGCTGCAGCTGCTCGACGACGGGCGCCTGACCGACGGCAGGGGCCGCGTGGTCGACTTCACCAACACCCTGGTGATCATGACCAGCAACCTCTGCCAGGAGGAGATGTACGCTCCCCGGGCCGAGGACAGGCCCGGCGCCGCGGAGACGCGTCTGCTGAACGGCCTGCAGGGTCATTTCCGGCCCGAGTTCGTCAACCGGCTCGACGCGATCATCCGCTTCAATGCCCTGGGCGATGCGCTCATCGCCGACATCGTCCGGCTCGAACTGGCCAAGGTGAACGCCAGCCTGGCCGAGCAGGACCTGGCCCTCGAGGCGACCGACGCCGCCGTGGCCCGGCTCGCCCGCTGGGGCTACGATCCCGCCTTCGGGGCGCGGCCGGTCAAGCGGGTCATCCAGCGCGAAGTGCAGGACCGCCTGGCGGACCTGATCCTCGCGGGGGAGGCCCGTCCGGAGATGACGCTGGTCCTCGATGCGGCGGCCGACGGGCTGGTCCTGTCCCCCGCTCGCGTCGCGGCGACGGGTTGAGTCTCCGCCAGGCGACACACGACGGCCCCGGATCTGATCCGGGGCCGTTTTTCGTGAGGATCTGTCAGGTCGATCCGGTCGCCGCGGGTGGGGACCGGGCTTTCCGGATCCGGGATCGTGTGTGACAAGAGTCACGGAAAAGCCCGCCATTGCTGCTAATTCTTTATCTGCGAATTTTGTTGACTGCTTTTGGGGTCACCGTGTCCTCAAATGGAGGACTGCCGCCGGCTGCCATCCTGGCAGGTGCCATACTGAATACCTATTCATTTATTAACCCAACAATCACATAGGACGATTGGCAGGATTCCCGGTCATCTCGTCAGG carries:
- a CDS encoding AAA family ATPase → MKNWTTNAMDILQKAQAKAYEYPHSQLEPLHLLWALLSETGLATNVLRSMELDPGLIARTAAGELDSLPTASVKDVPAPSRELQKVFLEAENLADGMIGTREILLALATDSGRAGSVLKTFDATRPKIERALEHMGAAQAGYDGESEDGLADGEQSALAKYARDLCAAARAGRIDPIIGRDEEIRRVVQILSRRTKNNPVLIGLPGVGKTAVVEGLARRLVEGDVPEGLKGKRVLALDMGALIAGTKYRGEFEDRLKNVIREVTAAEGEVLLFIDEMHTLVGAGATGGAMDASNILKPALARGELHCVGATTIDEFRQHIEKDPALERRFQPVLVEEPSWEQAVAILRGLKEKYEVHHGIRITDGALVAAVKLSQRYIADRMLPDKAIDLMDEAASRLRMEIDSVPAEVDVLQRQLNQLEMEALALAKEKDKSAVARRETIRARRDELRDELDRVKARWEQEKEAIDRIRTLQAKQENVALEMEAAQRAGDLARASELKYSGQSLVEAEIRDAYAELARVQGENPLLREEVDENDIALLVAKWTGIPAQRLVEDEMAKLRELETRLSARVVGQNEAVAKVARTIRRSRAGLTDRNRPLGSFLFLGPTGVGKTELAKTLTAELFGDETALIRLDMSEYMERHAVSRMIGSPPGYVGHEAGGQLTEAVRRHPYSVVLLDEVEKAHPEVMNVLLQLLDDGRLTDGRGRVVDFTNTLVIMTSNLCQEEMYAPRAEDRPGAAETRLLNGLQGHFRPEFVNRLDAIIRFNALGDALIADIVRLELAKVNASLAEQDLALEATDAAVARLARWGYDPAFGARPVKRVIQREVQDRLADLILAGEARPEMTLVLDAAADGLVLSPARVAATG